The region AACACTAATTATTTCTTAACAAGGCGCACTCATTAACgtgaccaagagaaaatgaggggacagagagggaggctcagggtgttggccgggatatgttatgtccacgaaagttatttttagacgagcggaagtctttgttctagcggaagtctgtcttccgagacgtccgcatgcagtcttgcctcgttctcaggttcttagtgaaaagagaaaatgacggcgcacgtggaaggctgatgaatatttattttctttcaaacatcggatcGAGgctggcctgcatgcggacgtctcggaagacttccgctcgtctaaaaataactttcgtggacatgacatatcccaagggctagaccgggagcctccctctctgtcccctcattttctcttgacgtgACGTAAAAATTTATCATAGCAACGAAAAAGCCTTCTAAAAAAttgccctatattttgtcttcaaaagcttatatctcagaaacgaacttggtgacccccattttttattgctgtaaAGTGGTTATCAGcctaagataaaactctctgctgaggtataaaaaattctctggagcggattcagagccacctttaaATATTacagttgtgaaggtggctGAGTCtgctccagataattttttctAACTTTGCAGTGGATTTGTCAGTTACCCAACTATTATTCCAGGAATTTAACTACTTTCGAATGCAAACACATTCTTTCACTTTGCTTAAAAACACCACCGATAACGCGAGGGAGTAAGCCCTATAAAAAACTTGGAAAtttattaaagtggtactacgaccaaaaaaaaattttgtttttcctttggatttcaaaactatgttaactaaacactaactcacccaagttttaagttctgattttaaaaagacacctgtttattttagctggaattttcttatttattggtccggcattgctaactttaaaatcttgagagagctgggtcgaggagaaaatgacgtcaaacactcactagtttaagaatgcaatgcgtgtgtacgcggcctaattaatatgcagcacaagagtttcgggctttcagacttttcaacccgtgttttgcatatataataaattgcgtttacacgctgaaattttaagctagtgagtatatgacgtcattttctctagatccaaccctctgaggtccaatcggccagttttgaacgtgaataatggcggactatgaaatccaaaacttacactcaaaataaacaggctttggataaaactcaaagctcaaaattttgccagttaggtgttaagcgaacacgctttcaaattctgaagaaaaaagggaaatgattttttgatcatagtaccactttaagaaaagaaaaacgtcttctttattatatggaggagagtgttttactgggaactaaaccactcgtagattccatacgccactacatccgggacccgagtggcgtattttccgtatgtcacctttgtgagtgtcgtatcgttcaatggcgtcacgattcccgccttttttataaagcccagccgtatttgtaaaacttgactactttgaaacacaataaaatcggaatttatcaatatttagtctccatataataaaaagaacattaccatataataaataatatttagtctccatataataaaaataacattacacgttggctcattacacgttggctcaatattgttcttgccactcgaacataaaattcatatcttctcgccaccgtgtaatatcttctatttattgctgatgatttcattcatttgttatgaAGAAGAacaggaaaaatatttcaccCGTCGTTTCCCTTGtattttgtgatctttgaatATTGCAAATGTTTCCTCATCACGGTAAAAGCCGGTAAAATGCTAAGGGTCATCAGCagaagtgtttttttcttttcttttgaaactggCTTACACTCCTGCAACATGCAAAAACAGTTTAAAAGAACTAaataaaacatgatttttagcAACTCAATTAAAGCACTATGATTTCGATCGCCATTGGAGCAACACTGCCTTTTGAGGATATATGAGAAACTTCTGCTAAACCTTTGGAGCTTCTACTGGCATAACCATGATTGTTAACCCGTTCTACTTCTTTTACAAGTTCGGCAATCACTGAAGCGTCAGGCTCTGCCAGGTAGTCTTCTAGCATCTTCGACATCGATTctggaagaagaaaaaataaataaaaacagctCTAAATATAGCTGCTTCTTTCGAGCATACACAATGCGCCGATGCGAATGGCTACGTGCAGGATGATGCTGTCTTCAAATTCCTTACAAAGATCTATGGGAGAACCGAAACACCAAAAGAGACATCACGAGGTGATAAAATGAGCTATCTTCACCAGTTAACAAAAAGccagaaaaggctgaacgaaaACAGTTTGTCCACCAATGTGAAATGTATCCTTTATGCTTCTGTGCATGCGTGATAGGCGTAAGGAAATTACATTTGTGGCAAAAGCGTGTTAGAggaaactttgaattgttttcaCTACGAAGGTAGCTTCTTTTTATCATGCCATCTTAGACCTATTTGATTCCTATCGTCAGTTTTCCAATTTGAAAGCATTCTTGTTTTCGGAGTTAAACTCGAACTTCACttaccatttttttggaaattccagcgtgacatcatcgccaaccagcacaaatggcgcccagtgcttTATAGCGCAATACTGCTTTGACTCTCGGATAGATTTCATTGCTTGTTGAAGAGCTGCACTTGCGCTTTTTCCATCTACCAGGTGCTGGTAGAAGCTCCTCATGAACAGCAACGTTACCTcgtcatcaattgcccagagtgacaccaaaacAGACCGAGCTCCAGCACACAAGAAAGCCCTTGCAATTCCCACCACTCCCTCAGACTTCACTTCTCCCTGGCCACTGTGACAACAGCTCAGCACAACTAGCcttgctcgaagagaaattgtttgaacatccgacattttcaaaatgaagtctTCCTCATTGGGGATTGGCGATTTCCGTTCGACATTTGGggctaaagcaatttctcccgtttttgggcatccatgtgctgcaatgtgaactaaagcaactgatttcatacttttcagcacctcagctttcgtGGCACTTTTTCCAGTCAGCGGTGTTGTATCCAGAAGTTGTCCAATCATCTCTACTTCTTGTTTTGCGCACGGAAGCTCTTTCAAAATGGGCTCCCCTTTCTTGTTAGTAACCTCCTTCAACCACGGATCACCTACAAGCAGTGCTCCAGTCTTACTGTGGAAGTCTTCAGGTGCACCAACGATCACATTAAAAGCGCTCAACGAGGGAACGGTGCGGATCCTGATAGATTCACTCAATGCAGAAtatggagccaagcaaaatggtccatcgggAACAACGATTAACTCATTTCCTTGGAGCAAGTCTGCAATTGGTACgagtaagacatcatacaacggTTGTAAAGAGTTAACGGTGGATGAAGATGGTAGAACTGTTTCCTCACTAATAGGTTTTTTGCTGCAAGACAGGTCACTGCGTAATGGATCCAAagaacgattctcgcatctgACACCATCCCCTTTGCTGATCCCTTTCAAAATAGTTTCCATCAACAAATCAGCACTTCCATTCGCGATTTCGTTTTGTCGAAAGCTGATCTTGCTGTCTTTTCTTAGCACCCAAAACGTGATCTTGTTCTCGTCAAGTGCCACAAAAACGGCTTGTGAAGGTAAAAGCTGTAATGCAGCTGTAAGAGTTTGATTCGGAGCAAGTGCAGAAAACGACTGAGAGTCAATGCCGTATTGATCTTTCAAAATATCcatcaaagcctgtgctcgacttttctcagcagcatacaaagcttcttcaatctctccattcttcaaaagtgtCCTCCACAGAGCAGTGTATGACATTCGGTATAAATCACGAAAACTTATTTTCCATTCATCTTCTGACTTCAGACTATaccttgtttcatcaaaatgtatTGTACTTAAACGATAACAACTGAGTGCATTACTCAAGGAACCCGACAATTCGTGATCATAACCTTGCCAATACCACGCGACTCCCTCTCCTAGACAGTCTTCAAATTCCTTGCAAATACAAAGACTGTGTTCATGGTACTCCATGGctagtttaaaattacctagactacgataggcatttcccagatttccataggttgatccctcccaagccctatcccctacttctttagcaatattAAGACATTTGTCGTAGAACTCAATGGCTAGTTCAAAATCACCTAGACTAttataggcatttcccagatttccataagctgatccctccccagccctattccctacttctttagcaatactaagatctttttcgtagtactcaatggctagtttaaaattacctagatagtgataggcaattcccagatttccataagcTGATCCCTCCGTAGCCCTATTCCCTACTCCTTTAACAATACTAAGacatttttcgtagtactcaatggcttgtttaaaattacctagtcTAAGATAGGcacttcccagatttccataggctgatccctccctagccctatcccctacttctttagcaatactaagacatttttcgaagtactgaatggcttgtttaaaattacctagactatgataggcatttcccagatttccataggttgatccctccaaAGCCCTATctcctacttctttagcaatactaatacttttttcgtagtactcaacggcttgtttaaaattacctagactaaaaTACGCATTTCCCAGATGTCTATAGGTTcttccctccccagccctatcccctacttctttagcaatactaataCTTTTTTCGTGGTACTCAACGGCTTGTTTAAATTTACCTAGACTAAAAtacgcatttcccagatttccataggctcttccctccccagccctatcccctacttctttagcaatactaagatatttttcgtggtactcaatggcttgtttaaaattacctagactacgATAggtatttcccagatttccataggttgatccctccccagccctatcccttacttctttagcaatactaatacttttttcgtagtactcaacggcttgtttgaaattacctagactaaaatacgcatttcccagatttccataggttcttccctccccagccctatcccctacttctttagcaatactaatacttttttcgtagtactcaatggcttgtttaaaattacctagactaagataggcatttcccagacttccataggttgatccctccccagccctatcccttacttctttagcaatactaatacttttttcgtagtactcaatggcttgtttaaaattaactAGActgcgataggcatttcccagatttcgataggttgatccctccccagccatATCCCCCACTTCTTTAGCAACACTAATActtttttcgtagtactcaacgGCTTGTTTGAAATTACCCAGACAAAAATAGGCAATGCCAAGGTTGTTATAGACTGCTCCCTCCTCAGCCCTGCAGCCTTTTTCTATGAAAATATGTAATGCTTGTGTGTAATTTTTTATGGCCTGCAGATGATCAGGTAGCTTGAGGTAAGCACCGCCGAGATGTAAATGAGCCCTTCCTTCTCGATCCCTGTCTTCTACACTTATCGCAATGGCAAGCTCTAGCATTCGCTGCTCTACTGCTTCTAACTTCCCATCTACCATTCTTCAATAACTAAACGACAGTTTAAGGATGAagctggaaggaaagaaaggtaaagaCGCTTGATGTTTAATCTGCTTTTTAAAGTAATAAAACGTACTATCATGTGAAATTGACGGTACTGAAAACTGCCCATTGGTGTTCATTACGTATCTTACCACTCAgtcctattttttttaagttttcaaaCCACTGTAGAATTTTTCCATGGGGAATTTTAACTCCGTAAATTTTCATCCTTGCCAATTTGTCTTCTCTTATTCTCCCCATAATAGCTTTAAGCCGAATATGAGAACTTCTTTCGGCCCTTAGCCATGCAAAATTTCAGTGGGGAGCAAAAACTGTTTCGTTTTAAAATTGAAAGTGGcgaaatagaccattttacagttgtgtgcttagtatAGTTACCTGGCCTGTCAATGAAATTGAGGTTAGAGTTGACCTTgagggagtcagggtggcttagtggttatctatcgggcctcccaccactgcgagccggggttcaattctggcctcggccagcatgtgggctgagtttcagtcgatctcaacctgactcgagggtttttctccgggtacctccggttttcctccctcatcaaaatcgactcacagctaattgacatctagctgtggtgctgtgctccgacatcaaacatggactgtatagcggcagccagaggcgtctttgtatgctttcagcccgatgtcgtgagtcgcgcccttcgcaattcagtcctcgactgcaagtaagggtgattagcactagcaatatttattttttttatatacattCCAACATATTAGCAAGAGAACACctttaacataagaaaagcagggagaTCAGTATCatgacaaggtcaactccaacctcactttcatttaaaggccaggtaacaaAGCACAACTGTAAAGAAAATCCTATTACCGAGTTTTCGAGTGGTCATAAAATCTCTTattattttacataattttcttACTTTTGAATGCCGATTGCCAGAAGCCCGGCGACCCACAGTGGTGAACCCCCAGGAGATGGCATCTGGGTCTCACACTATACATCAGTACATATTCATTatttactcaacagaatattgggtttcttttttgttaatgacgaatgcataaataggtttaaGTGCAAAAGAGGTTtcagagtgcaatacggaaagTGCTATGACAACAAAGCGATGGGTTGATTTTGTCTAGTATGTGATGAGTAAAAACTTGTATGAACTTACTCGTGCATTTTGTGTTTGATGGTCACTCGTGATCGGAAAGtcctcaaattgcactcgccggaGAACTTTCAATTTTCACTCGTGCCCATGCGTCACtaaatgcactcgcgttcatgcgatttcctatacatatacatattacATACTTTATTTACACACGGTAAAATCTTCAGTATATATTACATTGAGAAGTTTCATTACAACTAGACTGTGACTTTTTCACAAGATTGTCATGTGGGTAGCCCGACCGACAGCTCCTATAAAGTTGGTCAATGTCCCATTTGAAATATCCTAGGGAATCTAATTTCCGTAAGAAAAAAGATAATCTTATGGTGGGTTCGATTGACCacattccggaataagaatacatggaatggaagttaggaaaggaaaggaaaggaactttcaGAAGAAAGTgcagaagcactaattggggacactgtaaattgaaattaacaattaacaattaacacaaatcaagtcaaattttgggtttgaggagaggggaaaccggagtacacggggaaaacctctcagtgcagagtactcaacccacatatatgacaccggatctgggaatcgaaccagggccacattggtgggaggcgagtgctctcaccactgcgctatccctgcaccatcgtttttacggagattcacgtaaaattgtcaaacacctgctaaaatgctattttaatcatatctttattattttaaagacaggcaaaaattaacgataaaaaccgacgtttcggtgtcttcatgacgccattgtcaaggagaaataaaaattacatagtttgcggcgaggtgtaacatgaaattagcatacagtgtttgaagctaattatataaatacttttgcgcgaattgaatcgctttgcacgttcagagtgggttttaggtctctgatgaaaagcatttcattcaCCAAACAATCAAACTTATTTCTACACTTTTTCAGAATGCTAAATCGCCTCAGTAGGTCTTACACACACGTGTGGATGGacataaacaaaaggcatcttcAGTATATAAACACTATCACGAACAGCACGGCGAAGTCCCAAAAGACCTACTGAGGCGATTTAGCATTCTGAAAAAGTGTAGAAATAAGTTTGATTGTTTGGtgaatgaaatgcttttcatcagagacctaaaacccactctgaacgtgcaaagcgattcaattcgcgcaaaagtatttatataattagcttcaaacactgtatgctaatttcatgttacacctcgccgcaaactatgtaatttttatttctccttgacaatggcgtcatgaagacaccgaaacgtcggtttttatcgttaatttttgCCTGTCTTTGCATTACCAAATCTTTATTGATAAGaatctttattattttgttgcttcaaaacgccagacattccgttttaaatcatcactccacgtattcttattccggaatagggtagTAACGTTCTTGTTACGTTTAATTGATCCGTCAGCAGGACAGCCGATCAATGGTCTTCAGCAAAGGAAACAATAAATGCAAACTCACCTCACTTGCTTAATTCACGCCACGAAATAGTCCGCATTACAATCTCTACAGGATGGCTATCTCACTCACTTAACAAaggcaacaacaaaaaaacacatTAACTCTCTTATATAGGGTGCACTACGCTATTGTCTAGAAGATTCTAAGTGATTAATGTTTTATAAATATCACAAATGTTAAGACTTATAAATGAATACTGATTCCTGAACATTCGACCACTAGTCAGCAATCTAGGATGCATGTTCTTTCAATGTCACGCAATCATCATATCGTTATAAGGGTCAaccgaacgcacccttaatttaAAGTGCTATGACCAAAAagtcaattcttctttttcttttgatttcaaaactatgttaactaaacactaagtgacccaagttttaagccttgatttcaaaacacacctgtttattttaactagaattttccaatttaatggtccgccattaccaaatttgaaatatttgagagagagctggatcgaggagaaaataacgtcaaaGACTCATTAGCTCtgaagaatgcaatgcgtgtgtacgaggcttaattaatatgcagcaagggaatttcgggctttcagacttttaaactagtgttttgcatataaaatgAACTGCATTTTAAGGTGGTGAGTAAATAacgtcactttccctagatccaatcCTCTGAGGTCCCATCGGTCGGTTTTGAACGcgatagaccaattcggctaactcaatgttgtacccaattcaaatctctcggggttaagattctttgtgtgctgaatttgcatgacaatgaagcattcacatttaaatgatatggaaattcttggaacaaaatgttttattcccagaggatttgaattgggtacaacattgagttcgccgaattggtctattaataacggactgtgaaatccaaaatttacactcaaagtaaacagcctttggataaatatccaagctcaaaattttgccagtgagGTGTTGAGTTGAGCAAACACattgaaaatctgaagaaaaagggaaatgattttttttatcatagtagcactttaactgtTAGTAGCGTGCCTGAAACTTATGTCAGTCAATTCAAACCGGCGCTACGGTTGTTTTGTAAAGCCTGCAGGCCTAGGATATTGTTTATTCGCGATGAATTTTAATCACAGCCGTTGGTAAGCACACAGCGCTAGTTTCAATACTCCTGAAGTATTATAGTATTTAAGATCATTAGGacgaacttgaaaattactgaCCTTTTTTTCCTGAGTAACTCAGAAAGACACAGCATAGTAATTAGAGCGCGACCAAAGAACGAAATCTGCAGTCTGGtaaaaagaaaagggaaaaaaaagagaatcgCGAATAACGAAATGGAAATACTCTTTTTTCTTGGAATGATCCGTGCCtcacaaattactttctttgCCTCAATGTACTAGAAACATACACTTTGTTTCCGTTCCTCTGTCGCAGTGTGAAATTaatctaagggtgcgttcgattgaccgtattccggaataagaatgcgtggaatataaggtagaaatccttcgcttttacggtgattcacataaaaattgtcaaacatccactaaaatgctattttaaacatatgtttgttgtccttgctgcttcgaagcgcgccaaacataccgttttaatcatcacccatcgtattcttattccggaatagggtcaatcgaacgcgccctaaaagATTTAGCATGaattaaaataaagtaaaaaaaaaaaaaagaaaagaaaaagctgTAATGGCGTCAAAAGCAAAACGCacgcattttttatttttaaatccaGTTCTAAGATATAGTGACACGACCTTTTTTGATAAGCTTAACAAGCAGAAGAGCATCTTTTGAGCCAACCTGATCTCTATTAACAATCTGACCATAAATGCATTGTTTCAAAGTAGCGATGTTCGGATAGAATTGATTGTTCCTGAACCATTCTACAATCTATGGAGCATTTAACTTAccttttgcaaataatttaaaagattgCGTTTAAACAATACAGAGATTACAGCAGGACGAGAGGACAGCAATTTGGAAGAATCGTGTTTTCTTGGCGAAGGCGCGGAAACTGATTTGTTCAGTTGCAGTTTTCAATATATAGCGCAAATCGTTCTATTATCAGCTCTGTGATATCACGTTGTTTTGACTCCTGTATTATGAAAATtaaacggaaaatgaaattacgcccggtaaagataaaagaaaaaatgtctCCGGCTTTAAGAATACCCGACAATTAGATATGAGCCTTACTGTAAACATGTACAGGGGAAGTATGAAAAACCaagcactcgaaaacgaagaacataGCACGAAGCACCCAAAGGTTCGGAATCGAACTACCTATAGTAAGTCGAAAAAGAAGCCGAATcccaactcgaaaacgaagttctcaaaactcgaaaacgaagcatcccaagtcgaaaacgaagcagCTTTGACCATAGACAGAAACCAAATTTGTTCCTGTCTatcagaataaaaatcaactatatttcggctggccaaaccagccttcttcaggtacaatgagagtttacattgaattgcttctatgtagtaaatggatgttgacgtaatactggaaaaatgtgataaaacatggcagttacaacgaatttgaattcaaatactaagagtaacggaaaaataaaagaaaatgactctaaataataaactgaaatctaatacgtttcttcgcggatatttagaccgttgggatcaattgtcctgccttttgaaattaaaaaagcttccctagccttacggatcgagtctctgttagaaaatattttttcgataggaattaattgcatatCCTTaattggagatgttgtggggagaggagaggaaatgctCTGCGACTTTAGtgggtttggatttggtgttagcgtcaTCTAAAGTGAGgtggtgttcattaaaacggtcttttaaacgtcgtcagtttagtttctcctatgcactgtagatggcatctgttgcattgaatcatgtagataaggtttttagtttcgcaagttatgtgggaattaatggagcgtgtttcgccagtagagaagaatttgtagttggttagtccatggaaaatgttaagacaggtagcgcagtttttgccacagcgaaaagaaccggaaggaagtgcggaattagaatgagttacattaggggacagtttagctgttacCAGCAGGTCCCGAAGGtaaggggagcgcctgaaagccacaacaggtagatgtaggaaagcatttttgcagctgtcagaggaaagaagta is a window of Montipora foliosa isolate CH-2021 chromosome 5, ASM3666993v2, whole genome shotgun sequence DNA encoding:
- the LOC138002822 gene encoding tetratricopeptide repeat protein 28-like, whose product is MAGEGSTYRNLGNAYRSLVNFKQAIEYYEKIRDRAGEGSTYGNLGNTYRSLGNFKQAIEYHEKYLSIAKEVGDRAGEGRAYGNLGNAYFSLGKFKQAVEYHEKSISIAKEVGDRAGEGRTYRHLGNAYFSLGNFKQAVEYYEKSISIAKEVGDRALEGSTYGNLGNAYHSLGNFKQAIQYFEKCLSIAKEVGDRAREGSAYGNLGSAYLRLGNFKQAIEYYEKCLSIVKGVGNRATEGSAYGNLGIAYHYLGNFKLAIEYYEKDLSIAKEVGNRAGEGSAYGNLGNAYNSLGDFELAIEFYDKCLNIAKEVGDRAWEGSTYGNLGNAYRSLGNFKLAMEYHEHSLCICKEFEDCLGEGVAWYWQGYDHELSGSLSNALSCYRLSTIHFDETRYSLKSEDEWKISFRDLYRMSYTALWRTLLKNGEIEEALYAAEKSRAQALMDILKDQYGIDSQSFSALAPNQTLTAALQLLPSQAVFVALDENKITFWVLRKDSKISFRQNEIANGSADLLMETILKGISKGDGVRCENRSLDPLRSDLSCSKKPISEETVLPSSSTVNSLQPLYDVLLVPIADLLQGNELIVVPDGPFCLAPYSALSESIRIRTVPSLSAFNVIVGAPEDFHSKTGALLVGDPWLKEVTNKKGEPILKELPCAKQEVEMIGQLLDTTPLTGKSATKAEVLKSMKSVALVHIAAHGCPKTGEIALAPNVERKSPIPNEEDFILKMSDVQTISLRARLVVLSCCHSGQGEVKSEGVVGIARAFLCAGARSVLVSLWAIDDEVTLLFMRSFYQHLVDGKSASAALQQAMKSIRESKQYCAIKHWAPFVLVGDDVTLEFPKK